The window tggaggatgcagtaaactgacgtctattttcttgaaaagactagcctcacttttatcggaaaagcaccacaccgagtacagcacaactatcaactggctgagatgtcgactgtcatttgcactccttcgggcctgcgtgatgtgtttgcgaggatgcaggtccaagcttcacagaacctcaagggacttcaacattctgctggaagcagcagaaagtagattatagaagactgtttatctcaaagttgttacaacctagaaacttgttgctatagaggaagcttttacatacagtagtagtattttgaaaaaagtagtagagattttattattattgtcatGATATGCCAGAAAGGCGGCTTTCCCACGCTAAGGCACAACGAGATCCGGAACATCACAGCTGATCTTCTAAGGGAGGTTTCTACAGATGTTACAATCGAACCTGTACTTCGTCCCTTGGATGGAGAACAGTTTGCGCATCGCACTGCCATCACAGATGATAACGCTAGGGTCGACATTTCTGCTAGAGGAGTGTGGAGGCATGGAGAACGggcattttttgatgtgagGGTTTTCTACCCAAACGCTGCTTCCAACCGCAAACACTCTTCACTCAAATCCGCCTATGTGAGTCacgagaatgagaagaaacgcGCTTACGGTGAGAGAATTCGGGAAGTTGAGCATGGGTCTTTCACTCCATTAGTGTTTACGTCATACGGAGGCACAGGCCCAGAGGCAACAACCTTCTATAAGCGAGTGGCAAGTCTGCATGCAGCCAAGTCAGGagagcagtacagtagaattatgcaattaattcgCTGTAGATTGAGTTTTGCCCTACTTCGCTCGAGTATACTGTGTATCCGTGGAACAAGATCCTCTACGTATAGACCTATCAAAGTGGACCTGCTGggactcattgaaagtgaggcccacctagatgagtaggtggtgactatagcttgtgataatagttaagcatacagtgtaatgacgtaaagtagtaactgacttttaattgtttgttttgctgcgtgcgtatatctgtcacttatagtgttgtatactactactacttttattattattagtagtagtagtagtagtagtttattcaagtagtagtagtagtagtgtgttagcagatgccgtttgattgttcaaatacaccagttctctcagtagtagtagtagtagtagtatctCACGATTCAAAGAATGCATCAAAGTCGTCAGTGTCTCGTTCTGGCTCTTGTGATAGTCTATCCTCAAACAAGATACCTATGGATCAACCTGTCACCACCACTCTGGTATGTGACACACGTGAATCTCTAGAAGATCAACCTGTCACCACCACTCTGGTATGTGACACACGTGAATCTCTAGAAGATCAACCTGTCACCACCACTCTGGTATGTGACACACGTGAATCTCTAAAAGTTTCTAGAAGATCTCAGTCACCTATGTCTTACTCTGAGGCACTTCAAAAGGATTTGACACAATGTTCATCACAAAAACGTCAGTCTCAGTCTCTTTGTTCGGATAAGCAGATGTCCACAGCTTCTACGCCGCTTCAGCAGACAAATCCG of the Corticium candelabrum chromosome 2, ooCorCand1.1, whole genome shotgun sequence genome contains:
- the LOC134198370 gene encoding uncharacterized protein LOC134198370, producing the protein MICQKGGFPTLRHNEIRNITADLLREVSTDVTIEPVLRPLDGEQFAHRTAITDDNARVDISARGVWRHGERAFFDVRVFYPNAASNRKHSSLKSAYVSHENEKKRAYGERIREVEHGSFTPLVFTSYGGTGPEATTFYKRVASLHAAKSGEQYSRIMQLIRCRLSFALLRSSILCIRGTRSSTYRPIKVDLLGLIESEAHLDE